The Pseudomonas parafulva genome window below encodes:
- a CDS encoding response regulator, whose amino-acid sequence MRVLLVEDDQSLAQGIRSALRDEGYTLDWLADGLSAAAALRAEHFDLVLLDLGLPRCDGLSLLRDLRAQPDGDVPVLILTARDATRDRILGLDAGADDYLVKPIEVDELKARIRALLRRSQGRAQPLIEHAGVSLDPARHAVSYQGTPVTLTAMEFQLLHQLLARPGHVLTRERLADGLYGWQENGPGNTLEVLIHNLRRKLDSRLIRTVRGVGYLIEGTP is encoded by the coding sequence ATGCGCGTCCTGCTGGTTGAAGATGATCAGTCCCTGGCGCAGGGCATCCGCAGCGCCCTGCGCGACGAAGGCTATACCCTCGACTGGCTGGCCGACGGGCTGAGCGCTGCGGCGGCGCTGCGTGCCGAGCATTTCGACCTGGTGCTGCTCGACCTGGGGCTGCCGCGCTGCGATGGCCTGAGCCTGCTGCGCGACCTGCGCGCCCAGCCCGACGGCGATGTGCCGGTGCTGATCCTCACCGCCCGCGACGCCACCCGCGACCGCATTCTCGGCCTAGACGCCGGCGCCGACGACTACCTGGTCAAGCCCATCGAGGTGGACGAGCTCAAGGCGCGCATCCGCGCCCTGCTGCGCCGCAGCCAGGGTCGTGCGCAGCCATTGATCGAGCACGCCGGGGTCAGCCTGGACCCGGCCCGTCACGCCGTGAGCTACCAGGGCACACCGGTCACCCTCACTGCCATGGAGTTCCAGTTGCTGCACCAACTGCTGGCCCGCCCCGGCCATGTGCTGACCCGCGAACGCCTGGCCGACGGGCTCTACGGCTGGCAGGAGAACGGACCGGGCAACACCCTCGAAGTGCTGATCCACAACCTGCGGCGCAAGCTCGACAGCCGGCTGATCCGCACCGTGCGCGGCGTCGGCTACCTGATCGAGGGCACGCCATGA